A portion of the Bdellovibrio bacteriovorus genome contains these proteins:
- a CDS encoding TIGR02147 family protein codes for MSQIYEFTKYSDYLESLVTGETKRFSISQLAQFAGVQRPYLSNVLAGRSQLNTEQAFRLGEHLGFDSDAQTYFTLLVEYERASHEKFKSHTLTKIKALQSIALKLEKKLQREISAVDSTMTAEYFSSWELSALHILSSIPLMQKPDQMALALRLPISYVMTSLDRLVAWGLVKQNKNRYEWASGNIHVPATSPTLSMHHRNWREKSVEDARLRPGDTIHFTSVYSMSESDYEKFRLRILDFLKDYNQMAGGSKEEKLVSFNLDFFDVT; via the coding sequence ATGTCGCAAATATACGAATTTACTAAATATTCAGATTACCTAGAAAGCTTGGTCACCGGCGAGACAAAGCGTTTTTCGATCTCTCAGCTGGCGCAGTTCGCAGGTGTACAACGGCCTTATCTTTCTAATGTTCTGGCCGGCAGATCGCAGCTTAATACCGAGCAGGCTTTTCGCTTGGGGGAACACTTGGGTTTCGATTCAGATGCTCAGACTTATTTTACGTTATTGGTGGAATATGAACGAGCTTCGCATGAAAAATTCAAATCCCACACTCTAACAAAAATTAAGGCTCTGCAAAGTATTGCCCTGAAGCTAGAAAAAAAATTACAGCGAGAAATCTCTGCCGTCGATTCGACAATGACTGCAGAATACTTTTCTTCTTGGGAGCTAAGTGCTTTGCACATTCTTAGCAGTATTCCCCTGATGCAAAAGCCAGATCAGATGGCTCTAGCTCTAAGATTACCTATTTCTTATGTTATGACTTCTCTGGATCGTCTCGTCGCCTGGGGGTTGGTAAAACAGAACAAGAACCGCTATGAATGGGCTTCTGGGAATATTCACGTTCCGGCAACTTCCCCCACGCTTTCTATGCACCATCGCAATTGGAGAGAAAAATCCGTCGAAGACGCTCGCCTCCGTCCCGGGGACACCATCCACTTCACAAGCGTGTATTCCATGAGCGAGTCTGATTATGAAAAATTCCGTCTGAGGATCCTGGATTTTTTGAAGGATTACAATCAAATGGCCGGGGGCTCTAAAGAGGAAAAGCTTGTTTCTTTCAATTTAGACTTTTTTGATGTCACTTGA
- a CDS encoding YkgJ family cysteine cluster protein, giving the protein MEDFKFTGKEWWREGVRFECTGSGKCCTSHGEFGFVYLNLEDRQRFAKYFNLSTSAFTRKYCEKTGGIWHLKEDPKNPDCMFLKNGNRCGTYEARPTQCRTWPFWPEVMNAKSWAKDVKAFCPGVGRGEIIPAERIEKQLREQIESEKGWGK; this is encoded by the coding sequence ATGGAAGATTTTAAATTCACAGGTAAAGAATGGTGGCGTGAAGGCGTGCGTTTTGAATGCACGGGTTCGGGCAAATGTTGCACTTCACATGGCGAATTCGGATTTGTGTATTTGAATTTAGAAGACCGCCAGCGTTTTGCTAAATATTTTAATTTAAGCACGTCCGCTTTTACGCGCAAATATTGCGAAAAAACCGGCGGCATCTGGCATTTAAAAGAAGACCCAAAAAATCCGGACTGCATGTTTTTGAAAAACGGCAATCGCTGCGGAACTTACGAAGCTCGTCCCACGCAATGTCGTACTTGGCCATTTTGGCCTGAAGTGATGAATGCAAAATCATGGGCCAAAGACGTGAAAGCGTTCTGCCCCGGTGTGGGTCGCGGAGAAATCATCCCGGCAGAGCGCATTGAAAAACAATTGCGCGAACAAATCGAATCAGAAAAAGGCTGGGGCAAGTAA
- a CDS encoding M56 family metallopeptidase: MAPLFFNLLVNSAFSLACGLVIVGFAVWLFRVKTGGWKLFLFSLPFVKIVFDLFAGLPRNSVLLHGIDPFSLPKFHQLLEVGFGVGSFGPSLSLIFSVKGLDGQRYAASVGDYLTIWLNRTFGADALNGVVFAILSISILLMVRRIFLAFKFEKERRRDRVSASDIKRIRLGWRRVDIYSSSKFTGTPFTGGILRPYICIPQKALEKLNSSELEAVMAHELAHIHHFDLPMTIAVQVLGDLFWFVPGYRWLSRKVDRLREIVADEWAVKRGAQPAHLASALVKLKEIPETPSKFILYSAFFREKSLLKTRVQRLLGENPEKESRFGWNVKAVRLVIVIGVIMTVMLATLGGNQTNREIKNPDWFLELMKKAGFEVLTLKK, translated from the coding sequence ATGGCGCCACTGTTTTTTAATCTTTTAGTGAATTCTGCATTTTCTCTGGCTTGTGGGCTAGTGATTGTGGGTTTTGCGGTTTGGCTTTTCAGGGTTAAGACCGGTGGTTGGAAGTTGTTTTTATTTTCTTTGCCTTTTGTGAAGATCGTTTTTGATCTTTTTGCAGGGTTGCCGCGAAACTCGGTTCTTTTGCATGGCATAGATCCTTTTTCTTTGCCTAAGTTTCATCAGCTTTTAGAGGTGGGTTTCGGTGTGGGATCTTTTGGTCCAAGTCTAAGTCTTATTTTTTCCGTCAAAGGATTAGATGGGCAAAGATACGCCGCCAGCGTCGGGGACTACTTGACGATTTGGTTAAATCGCACTTTCGGAGCCGATGCTTTAAATGGTGTTGTGTTCGCTATTTTGAGTATTTCGATCCTACTTATGGTTCGCAGAATATTTCTGGCATTTAAGTTTGAAAAAGAACGCCGTCGAGATCGAGTGAGTGCCAGCGATATTAAAAGAATCCGCTTGGGATGGCGGAGGGTTGATATTTATAGTTCTTCCAAGTTCACCGGAACTCCTTTTACAGGGGGAATTTTGCGGCCTTATATATGTATTCCGCAAAAGGCCTTGGAAAAGTTAAATTCTTCAGAGTTGGAGGCGGTGATGGCTCATGAACTCGCGCATATTCATCACTTTGATTTACCGATGACCATTGCGGTGCAAGTGCTGGGGGATTTATTCTGGTTCGTTCCCGGATATCGCTGGCTCAGTCGCAAGGTGGATCGCTTGCGAGAGATCGTTGCGGATGAGTGGGCGGTAAAAAGGGGAGCTCAACCGGCACACTTAGCGTCAGCTTTAGTGAAGTTAAAAGAAATTCCAGAGACTCCATCTAAATTTATTTTGTATTCTGCTTTCTTTAGGGAGAAGTCCTTATTGAAAACTAGAGTGCAAAGGCTGTTAGGTGAAAATCCGGAAAAGGAATCCAGATTCGGGTGGAACGTAAAAGCAGTGCGACTGGTCATTGTTATCGGGGTTATCATGACTGTTATGTTGGCCACACTCGGAGGCAACCAGACAAATCGCGAGATAAAAAATCCCGACTGGTTTTTGGAACTTATGAAAAAAGCGGGTTTTGAAGTTTTGACTCTTAAGAAATAG